From the genome of Thermococcus chitonophagus, one region includes:
- a CDS encoding monovalent cation/H+ antiporter complex subunit F, giving the protein MMGINIYLALIAIATLLSMYRVFRGPTTVDRLVAVDIMTTITVGLMVLFSLYYKRAIFLDVALVYAILSFAGVIAFARYLEGGL; this is encoded by the coding sequence ATGATGGGGATTAATATTTACCTTGCTTTGATAGCGATAGCAACCCTCCTAAGCATGTATAGGGTCTTTAGAGGGCCAACAACAGTCGACAGGCTCGTTGCTGTAGATATCATGACTACTATAACTGTCGGCCTTATGGTACTATTCTCCCTGTACTACAAGAGGGCAATCTTTCTCGATGTGGCACTGGTCTACGCGATCCTATCGTTCGCGGGAGTCATAGCGTTCGCGAGGTATCTGGAGGGAGGCCTATGA
- the mnhG gene encoding monovalent cation/H(+) antiporter subunit G, with protein MSVLAWIGEFLVLFGTIFYFLSTLGLIRMPDVYNRMQTATKSATLGSLGVIVGTGLWAVGKGLSIAWLTKAIVIGVFLLLTNPISAHALIRGAYKSGIPLWEGSVVDKYREHLEKKASEKKEVEEGEE; from the coding sequence ATGAGCGTTTTGGCTTGGATTGGGGAATTTTTGGTACTGTTTGGAACGATATTCTACTTCCTCTCAACTTTAGGTCTCATCAGGATGCCAGACGTTTACAACAGAATGCAGACTGCTACGAAGAGTGCAACGCTTGGTTCCTTGGGCGTTATAGTGGGAACAGGCCTCTGGGCCGTGGGGAAGGGATTAAGCATTGCATGGCTAACTAAGGCAATAGTGATTGGGGTATTCCTCCTTCTCACGAACCCAATAAGCGCCCATGCCCTAATCAGGGGAGCTTACAAGTCAGGAATCCCCCTATGGGAAGGTAGCGTTGTTGACAAGTACAGAGAGCACCTCGAAAAGAAGGCTTCCGAAAAGAAGGAAGTTGAGGAGGGAGAGGAATGA
- a CDS encoding DUF4040 domain-containing protein, which yields MNCIACIEYVIIGLMIISAILAVEWRDLLAAAVGMAAVSLFASILFFFLQAPDVAMTEAAIGAALSGAVFIFAIKRTYRYETEEEEKPGWWVRW from the coding sequence ATGAACTGTATAGCGTGTATAGAGTACGTTATAATAGGCCTCATGATTATTTCAGCAATTCTCGCAGTTGAATGGAGGGATTTGCTAGCTGCAGCAGTTGGTATGGCAGCTGTAAGCCTGTTCGCATCGATACTGTTCTTCTTCCTCCAAGCCCCTGACGTCGCAATGACTGAGGCAGCCATCGGAGCAGCACTCAGCGGAGCGGTGTTCATCTTCGCAATCAAGAGAACGTATAGGTATGAGACCGAGGAAGAAGAGAAGCCCGGCTGGTGGGTGAGGTGGTGA
- a CDS encoding Na(+)/H(+) antiporter subunit B — MLKRALAIVVILIIGYWLAQGLSQVPFGQDKMLVGKYYLEHVKEQTGAVNAVTAVVVNYRGFDTLGEVTVLFIASTGVGALLWRKKRKRTAKTEGSVVLTTGSKLLFPFIMLFGMYIFIHGHLTPGGGFPGGATIATAFLLMYMAFTIYEIPHKGFEVTEGFAGMGYVVVGLIGLAIGGYFLFDWIWQTWHLGTSNIGRLFSGGFIPVIYTIIGIKVGTELSGIIDNMLKEEVKE, encoded by the coding sequence ATGCTGAAAAGGGCACTTGCCATAGTTGTCATTCTCATCATAGGGTACTGGCTCGCCCAAGGATTATCCCAGGTTCCCTTCGGTCAAGATAAGATGCTCGTAGGAAAGTACTACTTGGAGCATGTAAAGGAGCAAACTGGAGCGGTAAACGCGGTAACTGCCGTTGTAGTTAACTACAGAGGTTTCGATACTCTCGGTGAAGTCACAGTTTTGTTCATAGCTTCCACCGGAGTTGGCGCCCTTCTCTGGAGGAAGAAGAGGAAGAGGACCGCAAAGACCGAGGGATCTGTCGTGCTTACTACGGGCTCAAAGCTACTGTTCCCGTTCATAATGCTGTTTGGAATGTACATATTCATCCACGGTCACCTCACCCCGGGAGGAGGTTTCCCAGGAGGAGCAACGATAGCTACAGCGTTCCTCCTAATGTACATGGCGTTCACCATCTACGAGATCCCACACAAAGGCTTCGAGGTTACGGAGGGGTTCGCAGGAATGGGCTACGTTGTCGTTGGCCTTATAGGATTAGCAATTGGTGGGTACTTCCTCTTCGATTGGATATGGCAGACGTGGCACCTTGGAACTAGCAACATAGGAAGGCTGTTCAGCGGAGGCTTCATCCCCGTAATCTACACGATCATTGGAATTAAGGTTGGAACGGAGCTCAGCGGGATTATAGACAACATGCTCAAGGAGGAGGTGAAAGAATGA
- a CDS encoding NADH-quinone oxidoreductase subunit K, giving the protein MISAYYFGAIALILIGLYAVLVKKNLLKILVGLSIMETGVNLLLISIGYISGKSAPILSEGITPSQAVDPIPQALVLTAIVIGVATTAMALSVAIILYEKYGTLNIEEIRRLRG; this is encoded by the coding sequence ATGATTTCAGCGTATTACTTTGGAGCAATAGCTCTAATACTCATAGGGCTCTACGCTGTCCTAGTAAAGAAGAACCTCCTAAAGATACTCGTCGGGCTGAGCATAATGGAGACCGGTGTAAACCTGCTCTTAATAAGTATTGGTTACATTTCCGGAAAATCCGCCCCAATTCTTAGCGAAGGCATAACTCCTTCTCAAGCTGTAGATCCAATTCCACAGGCCCTAGTTCTCACCGCGATAGTTATAGGAGTTGCTACAACCGCAATGGCGCTTAGCGTTGCCATAATCCTGTATGAGAAGTATGGAACCCTCAACATAGAAGAGATAAGGAGGTTGAGAGGATGA
- a CDS encoding proton-conducting transporter transmembrane domain-containing protein codes for MSQVASLLIALPLISAFFVPVLKQISKSLIKPYLVLITLIQAGIAGWVFKEVYTTGKPIIIYAGGWRPPIGINLYIGHFAALFVLIIAVVSFIMAIFSLKAVTVEPIDKYAMLFLLLMLGATGMIATGDIFNLFVFMEITAITAYALTAYNKTGEAAEASMKYIVLGGIGSSFFLIGVALLYGATGTLNMAQLAELASSINPIVAQVGLALIMFGLAVEAELFPLNAWAPDAYQAAPHPVTAMFSAFVVKAGIYALARLLYLLQKASGWSSLLRLLVIMATLTVVFAELSALRQKDVKRMIAYSSIGQIGLIALAFSLGTQAGVDAGVFHMVNHAIVKALLFLAIGYVGITVGGTTMENFEGLGKRMPLTALAITVAGVATVGVPLFNVFWSKLKIILATLQAGFFWAAVLVLFASVVEAVYYFRLIHRMWFMGGGTRIKEGTIAGILIILAAIIIIIGINPAPVWNIVVKAGSDIFNVANYVKNVPLMGVGA; via the coding sequence ATGAGCCAGGTTGCATCACTATTAATAGCTCTCCCTCTCATCAGTGCATTCTTCGTCCCCGTGCTAAAGCAGATAAGCAAGTCGCTGATAAAGCCATACCTCGTTCTCATCACGTTAATTCAGGCTGGAATAGCCGGATGGGTGTTCAAAGAGGTGTATACAACCGGTAAACCAATAATAATCTACGCCGGTGGCTGGAGACCCCCAATAGGGATCAACCTCTACATAGGGCACTTTGCGGCGCTGTTCGTCCTGATAATAGCGGTCGTTAGTTTCATCATGGCTATCTTCAGCCTTAAAGCAGTAACAGTTGAACCAATAGACAAGTACGCAATGCTCTTCCTCCTGCTGATGCTTGGAGCAACTGGAATGATTGCCACGGGAGATATATTCAACCTATTCGTCTTCATGGAGATCACTGCAATAACGGCCTATGCCTTAACCGCCTACAATAAGACCGGAGAGGCAGCAGAGGCCTCAATGAAATACATAGTTCTAGGGGGAATAGGATCAAGCTTCTTCCTCATAGGTGTGGCTCTCCTCTATGGAGCCACAGGAACGCTCAACATGGCTCAACTAGCTGAACTTGCAAGCTCAATCAACCCAATAGTGGCCCAAGTAGGGTTAGCCCTCATAATGTTCGGGCTTGCAGTTGAGGCTGAGCTGTTTCCACTAAACGCCTGGGCACCTGATGCCTATCAGGCAGCCCCACATCCTGTAACTGCAATGTTCTCCGCCTTCGTAGTCAAGGCCGGAATATATGCCTTGGCAAGACTACTCTACCTCCTACAAAAGGCCAGCGGCTGGAGTTCACTTCTCAGGCTGCTCGTAATAATGGCGACTCTAACGGTCGTGTTTGCCGAACTCTCGGCGTTAAGACAGAAAGACGTTAAGAGGATGATAGCATACTCAAGTATAGGCCAGATAGGCCTAATAGCATTGGCATTCTCCCTGGGAACACAGGCTGGAGTTGATGCCGGAGTTTTCCACATGGTCAACCATGCAATAGTGAAGGCCCTTCTCTTCCTGGCCATAGGGTACGTTGGGATTACAGTAGGTGGAACGACCATGGAGAACTTTGAGGGACTAGGCAAGAGGATGCCGCTTACAGCACTAGCTATAACCGTGGCGGGAGTAGCAACGGTTGGGGTGCCACTATTCAACGTATTCTGGAGCAAGCTCAAAATTATCCTAGCAACCCTTCAGGCAGGATTCTTCTGGGCTGCAGTGCTAGTGCTGTTCGCGAGTGTGGTTGAAGCCGTCTATTACTTCAGGCTTATCCACAGAATGTGGTTCATGGGTGGAGGAACTAGAATCAAAGAAGGAACTATAGCAGGTATTCTGATCATACTGGCAGCAATCATAATCATCATAGGAATTAACCCAGCGCCTGTATGGAATATCGTCGTTAAGGCGGGAAGCGACATATTCAACGTGGCCAACTACGTTAAGAACGTTCCTCTCATGGGGGTGGGAGCATGA
- a CDS encoding proton-conducting transporter transmembrane domain-containing protein, with the protein MNELPIIVVSPLIAGFLAWLLRVRGIREIIGVAGSLVPLALLIKLYPSLGGRLEFTINVAGFKLGLMLSHLTWVFSMIAAVVGFTAILGMVSTARDNWEWLFALMSLTGVLGVFMAYDLVTFFISWEVMTFASFMMVLRYNRHASLKYFILSIVGAYAMLIAIGLIYAKTGTLTFPEVSAIFSQDAMTKMMGGPGLFTKTETMLIYGLFLLAFGVKAGMFPLHVWAPDAYSETNQSYTAMFSGVLSKAGVYGFILLYILMYGKLIVEFGHFRSAPTFGYIIAFLGGLTIIVGGILAALQEDIRKLFAYSSISQIGYILVGLGVGTALSIEAAIYHAISHALFKGLFFLIVATLIYRTGKTEFKDFGGLAEKMPYTFAMAFIAILSLAGIPPLVGFTSKWLIFEAVIHENLPILGGMVFFGSAIGFVYLIRFTYAVWFGQRPSDIENTKDAPLPLAIAMGILGALNVIFGVAPGLVAQELNKIFGKTIIAGNIWELDLGFGRYNGLLLTIWMTIGLLIAAIIYFMGARVRRVPVTDTYQSGNPVTMEYNLTIRRNFFLPLKEAMAFWLRISFDKLYHDIWQSIEDFAETARNYIYNGNVQAYAWYLAIILIILAAMGV; encoded by the coding sequence ATGAATGAGTTGCCAATCATTGTTGTTTCACCCCTAATTGCTGGATTCCTAGCCTGGCTTCTAAGAGTTAGGGGGATAAGAGAGATAATTGGCGTTGCAGGCTCACTGGTTCCTTTAGCATTACTCATCAAGCTGTACCCCTCACTTGGAGGGAGGCTTGAGTTCACGATAAACGTTGCAGGGTTTAAGCTTGGTCTAATGCTCTCCCACTTGACATGGGTATTTTCAATGATAGCCGCCGTTGTTGGCTTCACCGCTATCCTGGGAATGGTATCAACTGCGAGGGACAACTGGGAGTGGCTCTTCGCCCTGATGAGCCTTACCGGAGTCCTTGGAGTATTCATGGCTTATGATTTAGTAACGTTCTTCATATCTTGGGAAGTCATGACGTTCGCAAGTTTCATGATGGTTCTGAGGTACAATAGGCACGCCTCATTGAAGTACTTCATACTCAGCATAGTTGGAGCTTACGCGATGCTGATTGCGATAGGCCTAATATACGCCAAGACCGGAACGCTGACATTCCCCGAGGTCTCAGCGATATTCTCCCAGGATGCCATGACGAAGATGATGGGAGGCCCCGGACTGTTCACAAAGACCGAGACAATGCTAATCTACGGCCTGTTCCTCTTGGCCTTTGGTGTTAAAGCGGGAATGTTCCCGCTTCACGTCTGGGCACCAGATGCCTACAGCGAAACCAACCAGAGCTATACAGCAATGTTCAGCGGAGTCTTGAGTAAAGCTGGTGTTTACGGGTTCATACTCCTCTACATTCTCATGTATGGGAAGCTCATAGTTGAGTTCGGCCACTTCAGAAGCGCACCAACGTTCGGCTACATAATAGCATTCCTAGGCGGTCTAACTATCATCGTAGGGGGAATTCTAGCAGCACTACAGGAGGACATAAGAAAGCTCTTTGCCTACTCGAGTATAAGCCAGATAGGGTACATACTAGTTGGTCTAGGCGTTGGAACGGCATTAAGCATCGAGGCTGCAATATACCACGCTATAAGCCACGCTCTCTTCAAGGGACTGTTCTTCCTGATAGTGGCAACCTTAATCTACAGGACAGGAAAGACCGAGTTCAAGGACTTTGGTGGATTGGCGGAGAAGATGCCCTACACGTTCGCTATGGCGTTCATAGCGATCCTCAGCTTAGCCGGAATTCCACCGCTAGTTGGATTCACGAGCAAGTGGCTCATATTTGAAGCCGTAATCCATGAAAATCTCCCAATACTCGGTGGAATGGTGTTCTTTGGTAGTGCAATAGGTTTCGTCTACCTGATTAGGTTTACCTACGCAGTGTGGTTTGGTCAGAGACCAAGCGATATCGAGAACACGAAAGATGCCCCCCTGCCGTTGGCAATTGCCATGGGGATTCTTGGAGCCCTTAATGTAATATTCGGCGTTGCCCCAGGATTAGTCGCCCAAGAACTGAACAAGATATTTGGCAAAACGATAATTGCTGGCAATATATGGGAGCTCGATCTGGGCTTTGGTAGATACAATGGGCTTCTCCTCACGATATGGATGACCATTGGGCTGCTAATTGCCGCGATAATCTACTTCATGGGAGCTAGGGTTAGAAGAGTTCCAGTTACCGACACGTACCAGTCAGGTAACCCAGTAACAATGGAGTACAACCTCACGATAAGGAGGAACTTCTTCCTTCCGCTTAAGGAAGCCATGGCATTCTGGCTGAGAATCAGCTTTGACAAGCTTTACCACGACATATGGCAGAGCATTGAGGACTTCGCCGAGACCGCGAGGAATTATATTTACAACGGGAATGTTCAGGCCTATGCGTGGTACCTTGCTATAATATTGATAATACTCGCCGCGATGGGGGTGTGA
- a CDS encoding respiratory chain complex I subunit 1 family protein, which yields MLEAFLKALLIILYATFVGFMFMGIIRKVTARIHRRIGPPIYQPIIDTIKFFSKKENITHGVIYDFGIIFALGATILALMFIPLGGVSILRAYGDLILITFLLEIPMLGIMFAAMSSGNPYAGIGAQRALLTLLAIQVPLGFAIVALAEYYGTFSTYEIVMAQQIHGWSIFHLPLLLAAIAYDIVLQAMFGKEPFDIMIAPGEISLGPMVEFGGKHMGILQIQHAIGLFAETLFFSNIFLGGAVVMTFASPILNTLATLVILLIKQLAVLLIAIFISTIFPRFTIDQAARFYWKWPTIIAALGAILASL from the coding sequence ATGCTTGAGGCGTTCCTTAAGGCCCTCCTCATAATTTTATACGCAACCTTTGTAGGGTTCATGTTCATGGGAATAATCAGGAAGGTCACCGCAAGGATACACAGGAGAATTGGACCTCCAATATACCAGCCCATAATCGATACCATCAAGTTCTTCAGTAAGAAGGAGAACATTACCCACGGCGTCATCTACGACTTCGGAATAATCTTTGCGCTTGGAGCCACGATACTCGCTCTGATGTTCATTCCCCTTGGCGGAGTTAGCATACTAAGGGCTTATGGAGATCTCATATTGATCACGTTCCTCCTCGAGATACCAATGTTAGGAATCATGTTTGCGGCCATGAGCTCAGGAAACCCCTATGCAGGAATCGGTGCACAGAGAGCCTTGTTAACCCTGCTCGCAATTCAAGTCCCCCTGGGATTTGCGATAGTTGCGCTGGCAGAGTACTACGGAACGTTCAGCACGTACGAGATAGTTATGGCCCAGCAGATCCACGGATGGAGTATATTCCACCTACCGTTACTGCTTGCGGCCATAGCCTACGATATAGTCCTCCAAGCCATGTTCGGAAAGGAGCCCTTCGACATCATGATAGCCCCAGGTGAAATATCCCTAGGTCCAATGGTTGAGTTTGGAGGAAAGCACATGGGTATCCTCCAGATACAGCATGCCATTGGCCTATTTGCAGAAACACTGTTCTTCTCGAACATATTCCTGGGAGGAGCAGTGGTTATGACATTCGCCAGCCCAATACTCAACACACTCGCAACTCTTGTCATTCTGCTGATTAAGCAGCTTGCGGTACTCCTGATAGCGATATTCATAAGCACGATATTCCCCAGGTTCACCATCGATCAGGCTGCGAGGTTCTACTGGAAGTGGCCAACGATAATTGCAGCTTTGGGTGCAATACTAGCGAGCTTGTGA
- a CDS encoding NuoB/complex I 20 kDa subunit family protein — protein MVDWRLFEPLFNWARKKSLWIVSFCTGCGGIEMPPLMTSRYDIERFGIIPDPSPRQYDLFLITGYVTPKTLKRIIITYEMAPDPKWVLAHGSCPLNGGVYWDSYNAIKHLDKYIPVDVFIAGCMPRPEAVLDGIHKLMEMIESGEADGWKRYRENYEWYRKNQDELLGEGWREKEARKWIPWLMDKRKEVKE, from the coding sequence ATGGTGGATTGGAGGTTGTTTGAGCCACTGTTCAACTGGGCGAGAAAGAAGAGCCTTTGGATTGTGTCATTCTGTACAGGATGCGGTGGAATAGAGATGCCTCCGCTCATGACGTCAAGGTACGATATCGAGAGGTTTGGAATAATCCCGGATCCAAGTCCAAGACAGTATGATTTGTTCCTCATAACAGGTTACGTAACCCCAAAGACCCTCAAAAGGATAATAATAACCTACGAGATGGCCCCAGATCCAAAGTGGGTCCTAGCTCACGGTTCCTGTCCATTGAATGGTGGAGTGTACTGGGACTCCTATAACGCGATAAAGCACCTTGACAAGTACATCCCAGTTGACGTGTTCATAGCGGGTTGTATGCCAAGGCCAGAGGCAGTTCTTGACGGAATACACAAGCTGATGGAGATGATAGAGAGCGGAGAAGCCGATGGATGGAAGAGGTACAGGGAGAACTATGAATGGTACAGGAAGAACCAAGACGAACTCTTAGGTGAAGGGTGGAGGGAGAAAGAGGCAAGAAAGTGGATACCTTGGCTAATGGACAAGAGAAAGGAGGTTAAAGAATGA
- a CDS encoding NADH-quinone oxidoreductase subunit C, with protein sequence MTWEIGEEIIKKILEKAPYAEGKVRRERRLEFKIPAERIREFLMIMKENGFPLMLQISAVDWIKEGEIELVYHLMNIELGTHAMVKVRIPRDLDKAKMPTVRDIYPAAETYERDVHDFFGVYFEGNDKMEMPWILDDPERGLYPHRKDFDMLGYVKKKYKILDRFDENKDKYVI encoded by the coding sequence ATGACCTGGGAAATCGGCGAAGAGATCATAAAGAAAATCCTAGAGAAGGCACCGTACGCAGAAGGTAAGGTTAGAAGGGAGAGAAGGCTTGAATTCAAGATTCCGGCAGAGAGAATAAGAGAGTTCCTGATGATCATGAAAGAAAATGGATTCCCCCTAATGTTGCAGATATCAGCCGTGGACTGGATAAAGGAAGGGGAGATAGAGCTGGTGTACCACCTAATGAATATCGAGCTAGGAACCCATGCAATGGTTAAAGTTAGAATCCCCAGGGATCTAGATAAGGCGAAAATGCCAACTGTTAGGGATATTTATCCAGCGGCTGAAACCTACGAGAGAGATGTCCACGACTTCTTCGGCGTTTACTTTGAGGGCAACGACAAAATGGAGATGCCATGGATTCTCGATGATCCAGAGAGAGGGCTTTATCCCCACAGGAAGGACTTTGACATGCTCGGCTACGTGAAGAAGAAGTATAAGATCCTCGATAGGTTCGACGAGAATAAGGACAAGTACGTGATCTGA